From one Pseudopipra pipra isolate bDixPip1 chromosome 2, bDixPip1.hap1, whole genome shotgun sequence genomic stretch:
- the ARGLU1 gene encoding arginine and glutamate-rich protein 1, with product MGRSRSRSSSRSKHTKSSKHNKKNRSRSRSRSREKERARKRSKSRESKRNRRRESRSRSRSNTAPSSRRDRERDRDRASSPPDRIDIFGRTVSKRSSLDEKQKREEEEKKAEFERQRKIRQQEIEEKLVEEETARRVEELVAKRVEEELEKRKDEIEREVLRRVEEAKRIMEKQLLEELERQRQAELAAQKAREEEERAKREELERILEENNRKIAEAQAKLAEEQLKIVEEQRKIHEERMKLEQERQRQQKEEQKIILGKGKSRPKLSFSLKSQD from the exons ATGGGTCGGTCCCGCAGTCGGAGCTCGTCCCGCTCTAAGCACACCAAGAGCTCCAAGCACAACAAGAAGAACCGGAGCCGATCGCGGTCTCGCTCCCGGGAAAAGGAGCGGGCGCGTAAGCGCTCCAAGTCCCGGGAGAGCAAGCGGAACCGGCGCCGGGAGTCCCGCTCCCGCTCGCGCTCCAACACGGCCCCCTCCTCCCGCCGCGACCGGGAGCGGGACCGCGACCGCGCCTCCTCCCCCCCAGACCGCATCGACATCTTCGGGCGCACGGTGAGCAAGCGCAGCAGCCTGGACGAAAAGCAGaagcgggaggaggaggagaaaaaagcgGAGTTCGAGCGGCAGCGGAAAAT TCGTCAACAAGAAATTGAAGAGAAACTCGTAGAGGAAGAAACTGCTCGAAGAGTGGAAGAACTTGTGGCTAAACGTGTAGAAGAAGAgttggagaaaagaaaggatgaaATTGAGCGAGAGGTTCTCCGCAGGGTGGAGGAGGCTAAGCGCATCATGGAAAAACAGTTGCTCGAAGAACTCGAGCGACAGCGACAAGCTGAACTTGCAGCACAAAAAGCCAGAGAG GAAGAAGAGCGTGCAAAGCGTGAGGAACTAGAGCGAATACTGGAAGAGAATAATCGAAAAATTGCAGAAGCACAAGCTAAACTG GCTGAAGAACAATTGAAAATTGTTGAAGAACAAAGAAAGATTCATGAGGAGAGGATGAAACTAGAACAAGAGAGACAACGTCagcaaaaggaagagcaaaaaaTTATCCTGGGCAAAGGAAAGTCTAGGCCAAAACTGTCCTTCTCCCTAAAAAGCCAGGATTAA